CCGTTATTATAGCGCCCTTCTTTGAAGAAGGCATTGAAGGTGTATTTTATAACAGCGCTGCCGTCATCGAAAGTGACGGCTCACTAAAAGGTTTTTACCGTAAAATCCATATTCCCCGGATTCCGCTCTACGAAGAGAGTTATTATTTTTCTGCCGGTGATCTCGGTTTTCCTGTTTTCGATACGAACTTTGGAAAAATCGGTGTTCAGATTTGCTGGGACAATTTCTATCCCGAAGGAGCAAGGATTCTTGCCCTTAAAGGCGCACAGATAATCTTCGCGCCCACGGCCGCCGCTTTTGCATCACAGGAGAGATGGCGCACCATCCTCTCAGCCAATGCAATAACCAACAATGTATTTATGTTCAGGGTAAACCGCGTAGGGAAAGAAGCCTGTCATGACTTTTACGGGCAAAGTTTTTGCATTAACCCTTACGGAGAACTTGAACATGAAGCCAGTGGCCAGGGTGAAGGGGTCTATGAAGTAGAAATAGACCTTTCACAAGTAAAAAAAGTCCGGAAAGATTATCCCTATCTTAAACTGAGACGTCCCGAACTTTATAACGAAATTGCAGGTATAAAGATGATGCCTGCCCGTAAGAAAGGTGAAGATAAAAGGTAATAACCATGAGAAAGCCGTCCTCATATTTATTACCTTTATTTTGCTTTTAATTCTTCTGTAAAAAATTCCTGTTGGGGAAAAGTGAAAAAAATTCTTGTCGTTGACGAGGACAAATCCATGAGGAACCTCTGCAGGTTTCTCCTTACCCGCTATTTCAGGAATCCGGCTATCAACTTTTCTTACAATGGCAATGAAGCGCTAAATAAAAATATTTGATCGGAAAGCCGGGATTGTATGGGCATCAGGTATTGACGAAGGATCTTGCCCTATGGGTCTTCAGTGGCTTTAACAGTCCTTTCGGAACTGAATTAACAGGCAGGACTGCTGATTATATTCGCTCAAAAAAATTATGAGAGGGGGGAATATCTCTTGATGATGAGGCTAAAGGGAAAAAAGACATTAATTACCGGCGGAGGTTCGGGGATAGGGAGAGCAGCGGCCATCATATTTAACCGTCACGGCTCAGAAGTATCGATCGTTGGAAGAAGAGAAGAAAATCTTCTAATTACCGCCTCCATGACCGACAAATCCCTTGCGCCATGCCATGCAATCAGCGGCGATATTGCAAATAGGGAAAGCGCCGAATTAATTGTAAAAGAAGCCGCAGACAAAATGGGGGGAATGGATATCCTCTTCAACAATGCAGGTCTCTATAGCCATGGCAGTGTTGAAGATACGGACGAAGAACAATGGAATTCTCTCATCGATATAAACATGAAAGGGACTTACCTCATTTCAAAACATGCTATTGAGGTCATGAAAATCCGGGGGGGAACCATCATTAACAACGCTTCAACGCTTGGCCTCAAACCGGTGCCCAATACAGCCGCTTATTCAGCAGCAAAAGCGGGGGTTGTTTCGCTTACAAAATCAATGGCCCTTGAGCTCGCCGGAGACAGAATAAGGGTCAACTGCATCTGTCCCGGTGTCGTTGAAACACCCATTCACGAGGAAATGCATGGAGAAGGCACGGCCGATTTTCTCAATGAAATGGCTTCTTTCCACCCCCTTGGCCGTGTGGGAGCGCCGGAAGACATAGCCTATGCCGCCCTGTTCCTGGCTTCAGATGAAGCGAGCTGGATAACGGGCGCCGTGCTGCCCGTCGATGGCGGCATCAGTTGCGCATGACAAAGGATTCCCTTACATTTTTATAAAATGGACAAGCATCTTACAATCGATGACATTCTGAACAAGGCCAGGGGATTCATGGAATCCCAGCTTATCTTTACGGCTCACCAACTCAAGCTCTTTGATCATATCGGCAAAGGCAAGATAAGCGCCTCAAAACTTTCTGAAAAAACCGGTGCAAGCAAAAGAGGCCTTACCATCCTCCTTGACGCCCTTGTTTCATCGGCAATCCTCAACAAATGGGGAGACTGCTACGGCAATACCGATGAAACCATGAGGTACCTCTGCAAAAAGGGCGTTGACTGCAAAGGGTCAACACTGGATCACATGCTAGGGATGCGGGACATGTGGATGAGGCTCCCGGAGGCAGTCAAAAGAGGAACGACGCCAAGGAAAAAAGAGGAATGTCTCGTGACCAACAGAGAGCGCAACCGCTCCTTCATTCTTGCCATGAAGGAAATTGGCACTCCCAATGCAAAGATCATTGCCGACAACCTGGACCTCTCACCTTACAAAAAACTGCTCGACCTCGGCGGCGGGCCGGGAAGCTATTCGATGGAACTGCTCAAAAAGAATCCATCTATGTCGGCCATTATCGTCGATTTGCCGCTTACATTAGAAGTCGCAAAAGAAGTCATACAAGCAGAGGGAATGCAGGAAAGAATTGAACTCAAAGAAGGGGATTTCTTTAATAATCCCCATTGCGACCTTGGAAATGACTGCGATGCAGCTATTATCTCCAACGTCCTCCACATCGAAGGAGACGCTGAAAACAGGGCCCTGTTAAAGAATGTCTATAAGGCAATGCAATCACCGGGCATCATCATCATCCACGAATCGATTATCGAGGAAGATAGAGTCAACCCTCCCGACAGGGCCATATTCGCCGTCAACATGCTCGTTCATACAGAGCGGGGCAATTGCTATACCTTCCATGAAATGAAAGGCTGGCTCGAAGAAGCGGGCTTTAAAAATATCGAATTTATTGACTGCTTTGAAAGACCTTCGCTAATGGTGGGATA
This DNA window, taken from Deltaproteobacteria bacterium, encodes the following:
- a CDS encoding SDR family oxidoreductase — its product is MMRLKGKKTLITGGGSGIGRAAAIIFNRHGSEVSIVGRREENLLITASMTDKSLAPCHAISGDIANRESAELIVKEAADKMGGMDILFNNAGLYSHGSVEDTDEEQWNSLIDINMKGTYLISKHAIEVMKIRGGTIINNASTLGLKPVPNTAAYSAAKAGVVSLTKSMALELAGDRIRVNCICPGVVETPIHEEMHGEGTADFLNEMASFHPLGRVGAPEDIAYAALFLASDEASWITGAVLPVDGGISCA
- a CDS encoding acetylserotonin O-methyltransferase, with amino-acid sequence MDKHLTIDDILNKARGFMESQLIFTAHQLKLFDHIGKGKISASKLSEKTGASKRGLTILLDALVSSAILNKWGDCYGNTDETMRYLCKKGVDCKGSTLDHMLGMRDMWMRLPEAVKRGTTPRKKEECLVTNRERNRSFILAMKEIGTPNAKIIADNLDLSPYKKLLDLGGGPGSYSMELLKKNPSMSAIIVDLPLTLEVAKEVIQAEGMQERIELKEGDFFNNPHCDLGNDCDAAIISNVLHIEGDAENRALLKNVYKAMQSPGIIIIHESIIEEDRVNPPDRAIFAVNMLVHTERGNCYTFHEMKGWLEEAGFKNIEFIDCFERPSLMVGYK
- a CDS encoding acyltransferase translates to MPKIKVAGIQLNCSEEKKKNIEKAVTLVEMAAERGANIICLQELFNTLWFPKEINSTHYGLAEKADGETVSTMRELAKRKGAVIIAPFFEEGIEGVFYNSAAVIESDGSLKGFYRKIHIPRIPLYEESYYFSAGDLGFPVFDTNFGKIGVQICWDNFYPEGARILALKGAQIIFAPTAAAFASQERWRTILSANAITNNVFMFRVNRVGKEACHDFYGQSFCINPYGELEHEASGQGEGVYEVEIDLSQVKKVRKDYPYLKLRRPELYNEIAGIKMMPARKKGEDKR